The Bacillota bacterium genome contains a region encoding:
- a CDS encoding FeoA domain-containing protein yields MDAKEAKTLNKLRPGDGGRVVGVVGSGLLKRRILEMGLVPGTEIRLKGMAPLGDPIEVLVKGYSLTLRRREAEAVTVEVD; encoded by the coding sequence ATGGACGCAAAAGAGGCGAAAACGCTCAACAAGCTCCGGCCCGGGGACGGCGGCAGGGTTGTCGGCGTGGTCGGTTCCGGCCTTCTCAAGCGGCGTATTCTGGAAATGGGCCTCGTGCCCGGTACCGAAATCAGGCTGAAAGGGATGGCCCCCCTGGGCGATCCGATTGAGGTGCTGGTGAAGGGTTACAGCCTGACCCTGCGCCGGCGGGAGGCCGAGGCGGTGACGGTGGAGGTGGATTAA
- a CDS encoding AbiV family abortive infection protein codes for MFSFDESQLIKGLRSCLENADRLVQESDLLYGAGHLERSLALAVLALEELGKLICINGLAFSLTHTNQGEESFHHVRKTHQAKLSALYSFPLVIFQFAGLNEHVFADEMRNKSIHKIIQDFHSHMERLEPWIGGIDNLEGLNRWKQRALYVDFDDEQGFTGPSGCDPELVTAVQGLARHMVDGLKKVLLGNLDRYAEAIRAIRRTVTPEEFSEIQRWITEELKQIRG; via the coding sequence CGACGAGAGCCAGCTGATCAAGGGTTTGCGGAGTTGCCTGGAGAATGCGGACCGGCTGGTTCAGGAGTCGGACCTCCTGTACGGGGCGGGGCACCTGGAGCGGTCCCTGGCGCTGGCGGTGCTGGCTCTGGAAGAACTGGGCAAGCTGATCTGCATCAACGGGCTGGCCTTCTCCCTGACCCACACCAACCAAGGCGAAGAGTCTTTCCACCACGTCCGCAAGACGCACCAGGCCAAGCTCTCGGCGCTCTACTCCTTCCCCCTGGTCATTTTTCAGTTTGCGGGGCTGAATGAACACGTCTTCGCGGACGAGATGCGCAACAAGAGCATACATAAAATCATTCAGGACTTTCATAGCCATATGGAACGACTTGAACCGTGGATCGGCGGCATCGACAACCTGGAAGGCTTGAACCGCTGGAAGCAACGGGCCCTTTACGTGGACTTCGACGATGAACAGGGTTTCACCGGCCCGTCCGGGTGCGACCCGGAACTGGTGACCGCGGTGCAGGGACTGGCCCGGCATATGGTCGACGGCCTGAAGAAAGTGCTTCTCGGCAACCTGGACCGTTACGCCGAAGCGATCCGGGCGATCCGCCGTACGGTGACCCCGGAGGAGTTCAGCGAGATTCAGCGGTGGATTACCGAAGAACTCAAGCAGATCAGGGGCTAG
- the feoB gene encoding ferrous iron transport protein B, translating into MVQSSQAAAKAPKEITVGLAGNPNSGKTSMFNNLTGARQHVGNWPGVTVEKKEGRHIRDDVVVRVVDLPGTYSLGAFSEDEAVARNYILSGEPDLVINIVDASNLERNLYLTTLLMEMGANVVIALNMFDEAEKKQIRIDLEAFAGILGVPVVPTVAVRNKGTSELVAAAVGAAGKGPGRAFTVNYGKEAEPGIARLEAALAGVETIRNLPGRWVAVKLLEGDESIYGRVMQSPRAGEIIKLRDEVAAHIERVTGLDPESLFADRRYGFIGGLIRETVTRKSTVEDRLSVSDRIDRVVTNRLLGIPIFFLSMYAVFQFTFVLGDPLIGYVEAFFGWLGASAGALIANELIASLVADGIIGGVGSVLVFIPPIFLIFFAISLLEDSGYMARAAYVMDRFMHRLGLHGKSFIPLLVGFGCNVPAIMACRTLENRRDRMITILITPLMSCAARLPVYVLFVGVFFAAYQGLVIFSLYLLGIVLAIVMGVLFKRFLFKGEVSPFVMELPPYRVPTLKGVLIHMWERGWAFIKRAGTVIFSVVIIVWVLASLPAGAEFAGRESYLGAIGGFMAPVFAPLGFGTWEAAAALIFGLLAKEVVVGTLGVVYGIGEEGLAAAIQTYWTPLSAYAFMVMSLIYIPCAATIATIKRETNSWRWTGFAVAYSLTLGWVMAFLVYQGGRLLGLG; encoded by the coding sequence ATGGTGCAGTCAAGCCAAGCGGCGGCGAAAGCACCGAAAGAGATTACCGTCGGTCTGGCCGGCAACCCGAATTCCGGCAAGACCTCGATGTTCAACAACCTGACCGGGGCGCGGCAGCACGTGGGGAACTGGCCGGGGGTCACGGTCGAGAAAAAGGAAGGCCGGCACATCCGGGACGATGTGGTCGTCCGGGTGGTCGACCTGCCGGGCACGTACAGCCTGGGGGCCTTCTCGGAGGACGAGGCGGTGGCCCGGAACTACATCCTCTCCGGAGAACCGGACCTGGTGATCAACATCGTCGACGCCTCCAACCTGGAGCGCAATCTGTACCTCACCACCCTGCTCATGGAGATGGGCGCCAATGTGGTTATTGCCCTGAACATGTTTGACGAGGCCGAAAAGAAGCAGATCAGGATTGATCTGGAGGCTTTTGCCGGAATCCTGGGCGTGCCCGTGGTGCCCACCGTGGCCGTGCGCAACAAGGGCACTTCCGAACTGGTGGCCGCGGCGGTCGGTGCGGCCGGGAAAGGACCGGGCCGGGCCTTCACGGTGAACTACGGCAAAGAGGCCGAGCCGGGCATTGCCAGGCTGGAGGCGGCCCTGGCCGGGGTGGAGACAATCCGGAACCTGCCCGGGCGCTGGGTGGCCGTCAAGCTGCTGGAAGGTGACGAGAGCATTTACGGCCGGGTGATGCAATCCCCGCGGGCCGGCGAGATCATTAAGCTGCGCGACGAGGTGGCCGCGCACATTGAGCGTGTAACCGGACTGGACCCGGAATCCCTGTTCGCCGACCGGCGCTACGGGTTCATCGGGGGGCTGATCAGGGAAACGGTGACCCGCAAGAGCACCGTCGAAGACCGCCTGTCCGTCTCCGACCGGATCGACCGCGTGGTGACCAACCGCCTTCTCGGCATACCAATTTTCTTCCTGTCCATGTATGCGGTGTTCCAATTCACCTTTGTTTTGGGCGACCCGCTGATCGGTTACGTGGAGGCGTTCTTCGGGTGGCTGGGCGCTAGTGCCGGAGCGCTCATCGCCAACGAACTGATCGCTTCTCTGGTGGCCGACGGCATCATCGGGGGCGTCGGCTCGGTGTTGGTCTTTATCCCGCCGATCTTCCTGATCTTCTTCGCCATTTCCCTGCTCGAGGACAGCGGTTACATGGCGCGCGCGGCCTACGTCATGGACCGCTTTATGCACCGGCTGGGGCTGCACGGCAAGTCCTTCATTCCGCTTTTGGTCGGTTTCGGCTGCAACGTGCCGGCGATTATGGCCTGCCGCACCCTGGAGAACCGGCGTGACCGGATGATCACCATCCTGATCACCCCGCTGATGTCCTGCGCGGCCCGGCTGCCGGTTTACGTGCTTTTTGTGGGCGTCTTCTTCGCCGCCTATCAGGGTCTGGTCATCTTTTCCCTGTATCTTCTCGGGATCGTCCTGGCGATTGTGATGGGTGTTTTGTTCAAGCGCTTCCTGTTCAAGGGCGAAGTGTCGCCCTTCGTGATGGAACTGCCCCCCTACCGGGTGCCCACCCTCAAAGGGGTGCTCATCCACATGTGGGAACGGGGCTGGGCCTTTATCAAGCGGGCGGGGACGGTCATCTTCTCGGTCGTCATCATTGTCTGGGTTCTGGCCAGTCTGCCCGCCGGCGCGGAGTTCGCCGGCCGGGAGAGCTATCTGGGCGCCATCGGCGGCTTCATGGCGCCGGTCTTTGCGCCGCTCGGATTCGGCACCTGGGAAGCGGCGGCCGCCCTCATCTTCGGCCTGCTGGCCAAGGAGGTCGTGGTCGGCACGCTCGGCGTGGTTTACGGCATCGGGGAGGAGGGGCTGGCCGCGGCGATTCAGACCTACTGGACGCCGCTCTCGGCCTACGCTTTCATGGTGATGTCCCTCATTTACATTCCCTGCGCGGCCACCATCGCCACCATCAAAAGAGAGACCAATTCGTGGCGCTGGACCGGTTTCGCGGTGGCTTACAGCCTGACCCTCGGCTGGGTAATGGCCTTTCTGGTTTACCAGGGCGGGCGGTTGCTCGGCCTCGGTTGA
- a CDS encoding FeoA family protein, whose amino-acid sequence MSSVLPLGFLAPGREAVVREVSGGKELRRRLGELGFVRGSVVRVVQSQSCGPLIISLGDGRVALGRGAAQKIMVEELDGREMDGRSPVK is encoded by the coding sequence TTGAGTTCGGTACTGCCTCTGGGGTTCCTTGCACCGGGCCGGGAGGCCGTGGTGCGGGAGGTGAGCGGCGGGAAGGAACTCCGCCGGCGGTTGGGCGAACTGGGGTTCGTCAGGGGCAGCGTGGTAAGGGTGGTGCAAAGCCAGTCCTGCGGCCCGCTGATCATTTCCCTTGGTGACGGCCGGGTGGCACTGGGCCGGGGAGCTGCGCAGAAGATCATGGTGGAAGAACTGGATGGTCGAGAAATGGATGGTCGGTCGCCGGTCAAATAG